GAGGGCCACCGGGTGCAGATTGCCGTCGCCGGCGTGGAAGACGTTGGCGATGCGGATGCGATAGCGGGCGGCGATCTCGGCGATGGCGCGCAGCACCTCCGGCAGGCGCGTCGGCGGGATAACGCCGTCCTGGGTGCAATGCGCCGGCGCATACCGCCCCAGCGCGCCGATGGCCTTCTTGCGACTCTTCCACAGCGTCTGCCGCTCGGCTTCGTCGCGGGCGACGCGCACTTCCCTGGCGCCCGCGCCCCGCAGCACCGAGACGCACAGGTCGGCGACGCGCGGCAGTGCCGGTGCCGCGCCGTCGATCTCGACGATGAGCACGGCGGCCGCGTCGAGGGGGAAGCCGAAGCCGAACGCCGCCTCGACGGCCTGGATCACCGTGTGGTCCATCATCTCGAGCGCCGCCGGCACCACGCCGGCGCGGATAACGCTCGCCACCGCCGCCGAGGCCGCGTCCACCGAATCGAACACGCCCAGCATCGTGCGGACGCCTTCGGGAAGGGGAATCAGCCGCACGATCGCCTCGGTCACGATCCCGAAGGTTCCCTCGCTCCCGACGAAGGTCCCGACCAGATCCAGGCCCGGCATGTCCTCGACCGTGCCGCCAAGCGCGAGTACCTCTCCGTCGCCGCGCACCACCGTGACGCCGAGCACGTGGTTCACCGTGACGCCGTACTTGAGCGTATGGGGCCCGCCGGAATTCTCCGCGACGTTGCCGCCGATGGTGCACGCGAACTGGCTGGAGGGATCGGGCGCGTAACACAGCCCGGATGCCTTGACGGCCTCCGACAGCTTCGCGTTTACCACCCCGGGCTGGACGGTCGCCCGGCGATTGGCGACGTCGACCGCGAGGATGCGCTTCATGCGCGCCGTGCCGACCAGCACGCCGCCCGTGACGGCCATCCCGCCACCCGACAGCCCGGTTCCCGCACCGCGCGGCACTATCGGCATGCCGTGGCGCGACGCGATGCGGCAGATTTCCGCGACCTCGCCGGTGGACTCGGGAAGCACCACGACGTCGGGCCGCCCCTTGGCGACCGTGAACGCGTCGCAATCGTAGGCCAGCAGGTCGGCCGGTGCGTGCAGAACCCGCTCGCGGCCGAGCAACGCAAGGAACTCAGGCGTCGCGGGGTGCATCGGCACGCTGCGGCGCCTGCGCGCCCTCGAGGACGGCCACGCCCAGGATGACGCCCCAGAGGCTCCAGAGCGCATTGAACGATGCCAGGCCGGCGACGCCGATGCCGACCAGCCAGAGGCCGATGAGCGTGCCGCCGAAGCGCGCCGCGCCGCTCGCCCGCTCGGGATCCCCGGTGCTGCGGCGAAGGATGGCGGAAAGCACCCTTCCGGCGTCGAGGGGCGCGCCCGGGAGGAGGTTGAGCACCGCAAGCGACGAGTTGACGATGGCGAGCATGTCCAGCACGGCCCGGGTCGGCAGGAAATTGGGTATCTGCGGCTGCAAGCCGAACGAGAGCCCCAGGCATATCATCGCGAGGCCCATGTAGATGGCCGGCCCGCAGAAGGCCGAGACAATCTCGGCGCGGATGGCGGCGGGATCCGTCGAGCCGTCATCGGTGAATTGCCAGCCGCCGCAGGGGCCGATGACGACACGGTCGGGCAAGCGGGCTCCCAGCAGGCGGGCCGCGGCCACCGCAAGGACCTCGTGGATCAGGATGGAGCCCACGACCAGGAACGTGGCGCCGACGGCCATGTACCGGTAGGTGACGTCGGGAAAGCCCACGTGGGAGCGAGGGAAGTTCCAGGTGAGCGACCACCACAGGAAGACCGTCCAGAGAGCGAACAACGGCGGCACCGCCAGTGGAATGCCACCCAAGCGCCCGATTTCCCAGCCTCTCATCCGCCCTCAGGCTACCACGCCGGGTTCACCTACCCGCAATTCACCGAAGTGGCAACCGGTCGCCGGATCCTTTAGAATGTGGATACAGCGCTCCTTTTCAGGTATCAGTTGTTCACCGGTCTTGTTGAGGCCGTCGGCACGCTCGAGTCCCGCAGCGGCGGACGGTTGGTAATTCTTGCCGCCTTCTCGGCCGATCTCGCCATCGGCGAGTCGATCGCGATCGCCGGCGTCTGCCTCACGGTCGTGTCCCGCACCGCGACCACCTTCACCGTGGACGTGTCCCCCACCACGCTGGGCCTGACCACGGCTGGAAAATGGAAGCGGGGCACCCGCGTCAACCTCGAGCGCGCCCTCGCCCTGGGCGAACGCCTGGGCGGGCACATCGTGACCGGCCACGTCGACGGCGTCGGGCGCCTGGCGGCGCGAGAGGCGCTGGGCAACAGCACCAAGCTGTGGTTCGAGATGCCCTCCGACCTGGCGCGGGCGAGCCTGCCGCTCGGCTCCATCTCGATCGACGGCGTGTCACTCACGCTCAACGAAGTGGAGATGGACCGCTGCTCGGTGACCATCATTCCCGAGACCGCCCGCAAGACCACCCTGGGCGATCTGGCCGTCGGGACGCCGGTCAACCTCGAGACCGACGTCATCGGCAAGTACGTCAAGCGGTTGCTGGGCCCGCACCTCGCAGCCGTCGCTTCCCAAAACGACCCGGGCGCCGAGGGCCTCACGTGGGCCAAGCTCGCCGAGAGCGGCTTCCTGACGGTCTGATTGCACGATAAGGACCCGCAATGTCCCCCCTCACGGAACTGGCTGAAATCCCCACCGTCCTGGCCGCCCTCCGCGCCGGGCAAATCATCGTGGTCGTCGACGACGAGGACCGGGAGAACGAAGGCGATCTCATCGTGGCGGCCGAACACGCCACGCCCGAGACGATCAACTTCATGGCCACCCACGGCCGCGGCCTCGTCTGCCTCGCGATGACGGCCGAACGGGGCAAGGAACTGGGCCTCGAGCTCATGGTGCCGGCGCCCCGCGACCACAACGGCACCGCCTTCACGGTGTCCGTGGACGCCGTCGAGGGCGCGACCACCGGAATCTCGGCAAGCGACCGGGCTCGGACGGTGCAGGTCTGCATCGATCCGCTCGCCCGGCCCGAGAGCCTACGGCGGCCCGGCCACATCTTCCCGCTGATCGCCAAGCAGGGGGGCGTGCTGTCGAGAGCCGGCCACACCGAGGCGGCCGTCGATCTCGCTCGTCTGGCCGGTTGCTACCCGGCGGGCGTGATCTGCGAGGTCCTCAAGCCCGACGGCGAGATGGCGCGGTTGCCGGATCTCGTCGAATTCGCCAACGAGCATGGTTTGCTCGTCACGTCGGTCGCGAAGGTCATCGCCCATCGCATCGGCAGCGAACGCTTCGTCGTGCGCAGGCAATCGGCCAACTTGCCCACCCGGTTCGGCGAGTTCACGATCGTCGGCTACGAGAACGTCATGACCGGGACCGAGCACGTCGCCCTGGTCAAGGGCGATCCGTCGCAACCCGGCGTGCTGGTGCGCATGCATTCCGAGTGCCTCACCGGCGATGCCCTGGGTTCGCTGCGCTGCGACTGCGGCCAGCAGCGCGATCGGGCGCTGGAGGCCATCGCCCAGGCCGACCACGGCGTCTTCGTCTACCTGCGCGGCCTCTGCGCCGGGGAAGGGCGCGGCATCGGCCTGCTGAACAAGATCCATGCGTACAATCTGCAGGATCAGGGCCTGGATACCGTCGAGGCCAACCAGCGGCTCGGCTTCCCGCCGGATCTGCGGGACTACGGCCAGGGAGCGCAGATACTCGTCGATCTGGGCATCACCTCGATGCGGCTCCTGACCAACAACCCCCGCAAGGTCGTGGCTCTCGAGGGCTACGGCCTGGAAGTCGCCGATCGGGTGCCGATCAAGGCCGAGCGAAACAGCTACAACGCGCACTACCTGGAAGTCAAAGCCGAGAAGCTGGGGCACCTGCTGTCATGACCAAGACCTACTCGGCCGACCTGTCGGCCAAGGGTAAGCGCTTCGGCATCGTCGCGGCGCGCTTCAACTCGTTCATCGTGGAGCGCCTCATCGGCGGGGCGGTCGACGCGCTCAGGCGGCACGGCGCGGCCGAGGACGACATCTCGGTCGTCTGGGTGCCCGGCGCTTTCGAGATTCCGGTGGTCGCCCGCATGCTTGCCCGGGCGGAATCGCCGTTTCATGCGGTGATCTGCCTGGGCTGCGTGATCCGGGGAGACACACCCCACTTCGACTACGTGGCGGGAGAGTGCGCCCGGGGCGTCGCCGAGGTCGCCCGAGCTAGCGAGATGCCGGTCATCTTCGGCGTCGTGACGACCGATTCGCTCGAGCAGGCAATCGAGCGTGCCGGCGCAAAGGCCGGCAACAAGGGCTGGGACGCGGCCATGGCGGCCGTCGAGATGGCCAATCTGCTGCCCTCGCTGCCCTGAGCGGGCGAGGGAACAAAGTTAGATAGCCCGGTTGAGGGGTAGATCCTACTCTAGCCTGCTGCCCTAGAGGACCTCGCCGTATGCCGATCTCGTCCCGGAATATCCGCTCCGCTCTGCGAGTGGCTCTCCCGCTAGCGGTAGCGGTGGCCGCCGTCTCGGTGATGAGCGGCTGCCCGACACCGACCCCGACGACGCCGGTGGACACATCCGGCGACTCCGGGCCGGCCGCGACGGGTACGCCGACGCCCAGGCCCACCGTAACCGCCAGGCCCGCCGGCACCGGCACGCCCACCCCGGAAGCCGTGCTCACGCCGCGCACGACCTTTACGTCGGCGCCGCAGGCGACGCTCGCCCCTTCGGGGTTCTTCGCCGAAGCCACCCCGACGCCGCCGCCCAAGACGCCTCCCCCCTTCGAGAACATCGGCATCGAATTGTTCCAGGGGGCCACCAGCAGCTCGCCGTTCGCCAACAACGCGTTCCGCATCCGCAACGACGACAGCTCCGCCGACACGCCCGACTTGCCGACCAGGCGCACCTACACGGCGTTCCAGATGAAGGGCTTCAAGACCGAGCGCGAGGGGTTCCTGCCCGGCAAGTACGCCACCGACAGCGTGAAAGTCGTCTGGACCATCAGCGCGGCCAAGGTCGAGCACACCAATGTCGCCCTGAACACCCTGCCCACGCTCAAGGTGTTCTTCCGCGAGGGCGGAGTCGCCACGGATACGGTGCGAAACGCCAGCACGGTTAGCGTCGAGACGGCCACCGTGAGCTCGGGCGTCCTCCTGACCCTGACGGCGACGGTGTCCATCTCGACGGATTCGACCGCGGTGGGCACGCCGGCCACGGACAGCGCGGCGATCCTCGCGTCCAACGAAG
This DNA window, taken from Candidatus Tanganyikabacteria bacterium, encodes the following:
- a CDS encoding FAD-binding protein; translated protein: MHPATPEFLALLGRERVLHAPADLLAYDCDAFTVAKGRPDVVVLPESTGEVAEICRIASRHGMPIVPRGAGTGLSGGGMAVTGGVLVGTARMKRILAVDVANRRATVQPGVVNAKLSEAVKASGLCYAPDPSSQFACTIGGNVAENSGGPHTLKYGVTVNHVLGVTVVRGDGEVLALGGTVEDMPGLDLVGTFVGSEGTFGIVTEAIVRLIPLPEGVRTMLGVFDSVDAASAAVASVIRAGVVPAALEMMDHTVIQAVEAAFGFGFPLDAAAVLIVEIDGAAPALPRVADLCVSVLRGAGAREVRVARDEAERQTLWKSRKKAIGALGRYAPAHCTQDGVIPPTRLPEVLRAIAEIAARYRIRIANVFHAGDGNLHPVALFDDRDADEVDRVLAAGAEILTLCVRLGGTLSGEHGIGIEKIGQMALMFSPDDLAAQEAVRAAWDPAGRMNPGKILPQRSCIEVGLLHRRAAPV
- a CDS encoding site-2 protease family protein; the protein is MGGIPLAVPPLFALWTVFLWWSLTWNFPRSHVGFPDVTYRYMAVGATFLVVGSILIHEVLAVAAARLLGARLPDRVVIGPCGGWQFTDDGSTDPAAIRAEIVSAFCGPAIYMGLAMICLGLSFGLQPQIPNFLPTRAVLDMLAIVNSSLAVLNLLPGAPLDAGRVLSAILRRSTGDPERASGAARFGGTLIGLWLVGIGVAGLASFNALWSLWGVILGVAVLEGAQAPQRADAPRDA
- a CDS encoding riboflavin synthase; translated protein: MFTGLVEAVGTLESRSGGRLVILAAFSADLAIGESIAIAGVCLTVVSRTATTFTVDVSPTTLGLTTAGKWKRGTRVNLERALALGERLGGHIVTGHVDGVGRLAAREALGNSTKLWFEMPSDLARASLPLGSISIDGVSLTLNEVEMDRCSVTIIPETARKTTLGDLAVGTPVNLETDVIGKYVKRLLGPHLAAVASQNDPGAEGLTWAKLAESGFLTV
- a CDS encoding bifunctional 3,4-dihydroxy-2-butanone-4-phosphate synthase/GTP cyclohydrolase II, giving the protein MSPLTELAEIPTVLAALRAGQIIVVVDDEDRENEGDLIVAAEHATPETINFMATHGRGLVCLAMTAERGKELGLELMVPAPRDHNGTAFTVSVDAVEGATTGISASDRARTVQVCIDPLARPESLRRPGHIFPLIAKQGGVLSRAGHTEAAVDLARLAGCYPAGVICEVLKPDGEMARLPDLVEFANEHGLLVTSVAKVIAHRIGSERFVVRRQSANLPTRFGEFTIVGYENVMTGTEHVALVKGDPSQPGVLVRMHSECLTGDALGSLRCDCGQQRDRALEAIAQADHGVFVYLRGLCAGEGRGIGLLNKIHAYNLQDQGLDTVEANQRLGFPPDLRDYGQGAQILVDLGITSMRLLTNNPRKVVALEGYGLEVADRVPIKAERNSYNAHYLEVKAEKLGHLLS
- a CDS encoding 6,7-dimethyl-8-ribityllumazine synthase, translated to MTKTYSADLSAKGKRFGIVAARFNSFIVERLIGGAVDALRRHGAAEDDISVVWVPGAFEIPVVARMLARAESPFHAVICLGCVIRGDTPHFDYVAGECARGVAEVARASEMPVIFGVVTTDSLEQAIERAGAKAGNKGWDAAMAAVEMANLLPSLP